The Ziziphus jujuba cultivar Dongzao chromosome 7, ASM3175591v1 genome includes a region encoding these proteins:
- the LOC107424721 gene encoding B3 domain-containing transcription factor VRN1-like, translated as MTDAQQMLSSITRRFFKVVSEDTLRQKKIRIPRKFVRKYGETLTSPITLRLPCGLEWQIELEKCGGEVRLVKGWLEFAKHYSIEQGHFLVFRYEGNSNFHVIIFDNTAVEIEYPIDPTQFDKKSNVGKDKVIEPKREEMEYDDSLFPKTGDESSFQYSWPQKRMRTINKTYSTHLSKPKSNVIGRKQRLSNSERDKAIGRAVSGFKSENPFFLVVMQPSYVISGLNNVIIPRKFAERYMTKNEGELTLRISDDRCWPIRYKTKISLNNKSERTEIVNRGWKAFAGDNNLEVGDVCIFELIASGNKILHFQVSIVRHADHITPGKFEEKNSERPSIFSEGSASKYPSFQLLLPISSFRCSHLSIPCGFARTMFKKKRRQELELKVGKKRWHVKLINDGTKYFLSGGWIVFAKDNRLRAGDVCCFQIIQRKPVVLQVSITRTN; from the exons ATGACTGATGCTCAGCAAATGCTTTCGTCTATTACTCGCCGTTTTTTCAAGGTGGTTAGCGAAGACACCCTTCGACAAAAAAAGATT CGTATTCCAAGAAAATTTGTGAGGAAATATGGAGAAACCCTCACTAGCCCTATTACTCTGCGACTTCCATGTGGTCTAGAATGGCAAATAGAATTGGAAAAATGTGGTGGTGAAGTTCGGTTAGTGAAGGGTTGGCTGGAATTTGCAAAACACTATTCGATAGAGCAGGGCCATTTTTTGGTGTTCAGATACGAAGGGAATTCTAACTTCCatgttattatatttgataatacTGCTGTGGAGATCGAGTATCCCATTGATCCCACACAGTTTGACAAGAAGTCCAACGTTGGCAAGGATAAGGTCATCGAACCCAAGAGGGAGGAAATGGAATATGATGATTCTCTGTTTCCTAAGACAGGGGATGAGTCTTCTTTCCAATATTCTTGGCCTCAGAAGAGAATGAGAACCATCAATAAAACGTATTCTACCCATTTGAGCAAGCCGAAATCCAACGTGATTGGTAGGAAACAACGTTTGTCTAACAGTGAAAGAGATAAAGCTATTGGAAGAGCTGTTAGCGGGTTTAAATCTGAAAACCCTTTCTTCTTGGTAGTAATGCAGCCATCATATGTGATCAGTGGTCTTAATAATGTG ATAATACCCAGGAAGTTCGCTGAGAGATACATGACTAAAAATGAAGGTGAGCTCACCCTTCGGATTTCAGATGATAGATGTTGGCCTATTCGCTACAAAACCAAGATCAGTTTGAATAATAAAAGTGAACGTACTGAAATAGTTAATCGTGGTTGGAAAGCATTCGCAGGCGACAATAATTTGGAAGTAGGTGATGTTTGTATTTTCGAGCTAATCGCTagtggaaataaaattttacattttcaaGTTTCCATAGTCCGACATGCTGACCATATCACTCCAG GCAAGTTTGAAGAGAAGAATAGTGAAAGACCTTCAATATTTTCAGAAGGATCAGCTTCCAAATATCCCTCTTTCCAATTGTTGTTGCCTATATCTTCTTTTCGTTGCTCACATTTg TCTATACCTTGTGGTTTTGCTCGGACAATGTTTAAAAAGAAGAGGCGGCAAGAGTTGGAGCTTAAGGTGGGAAAGAAAAGGTGGCATGTGAAGTTGATAAACGATGGGACCAAATATTTTTTGTCAGGAGGATGGATTGTATTTGCAAAGGATAATCGTCTTCGTGCCGGAGATGTTTGCTGCTTTCAGATAATTCAGAGGAAGCCAGTTGTGCTGCAAGTTTCCATTACACGTACCAATTAA